From Deltaproteobacteria bacterium, the proteins below share one genomic window:
- the hisI gene encoding phosphoribosyl-AMP cyclohydrolase, with protein MPADTPPADALVAALDFSKGNGLVVAIAQDAKSGEILMVAHMNEQSLRETLARGEVVYWSRSRGLWHKGEQSGNVQRLASVRVDCDGDAVLLEVEQVGRAACHTGQRSCFFRRWDGARWVEEGEQVFDPAEVYGR; from the coding sequence ATGCCCGCGGACACCCCGCCCGCCGACGCGCTCGTCGCTGCTCTCGACTTCTCGAAGGGCAACGGCCTCGTCGTCGCGATCGCGCAGGACGCGAAGAGCGGCGAGATCCTGATGGTCGCCCACATGAACGAGCAGTCGCTGCGGGAGACGCTCGCGCGCGGCGAGGTCGTCTACTGGAGCCGCAGCCGGGGCCTCTGGCACAAGGGCGAGCAGAGCGGGAACGTGCAGCGGCTCGCCAGCGTGCGCGTCGACTGCGACGGCGACGCCGTGCTCCTGGAGGTCGAACAGGTGGGCCGCGCCGCCTGCCACACCGGCCAGCGAAGCTGCTTCTTCCGCCGCTGGGACGGCGCGCGCTGGGTGGAGGAGGGCGAGCAGGTCTTCGACCCCGCCGAGGTCTACGGGCGGTGA
- the hisG gene encoding ATP phosphoribosyltransferase, which translates to MSAGKPAKRVLRLGVPKGSLQDTTVKLFAHAGYRIGISSRSYYPTIDDPELECILIRAQEMARYVEQGVMDAGITGLDWVLENKAKVKELADLRAPWPNYRPVRWVLAVKEDSRTKGVRDLEGKRIATEAVGLTKGYLRKHGVSAEVEFSWGATEVKPPVLADAIVDVSETGSSLRANDLRVVDVVLESTPRFIAHPAAVLDPWKRDKMERMLLLLRGAIAAIDRVGLMMNVPRSHLAKVLEQLPALATPTISTLADERWVALNTVIEERLVRELLPKLKESGASGIVEYPLSKIVD; encoded by the coding sequence GTGAGCGCGGGAAAGCCCGCCAAGCGCGTCCTGCGCCTCGGGGTGCCGAAGGGCAGCCTCCAGGACACCACGGTGAAGCTCTTTGCGCACGCCGGCTACCGGATCGGCATCTCCTCGCGCTCCTACTACCCGACGATCGACGACCCCGAGCTCGAGTGCATCCTGATTCGCGCCCAGGAGATGGCCCGCTACGTCGAGCAGGGTGTCATGGACGCCGGCATCACGGGGCTCGACTGGGTGCTCGAGAACAAGGCCAAGGTGAAGGAGCTGGCGGACCTCCGGGCGCCGTGGCCCAACTACCGTCCGGTGCGCTGGGTGCTCGCCGTGAAGGAGGACTCGCGGACGAAGGGCGTCCGGGACCTCGAGGGCAAGCGCATCGCGACCGAGGCGGTGGGGCTCACCAAGGGCTACCTGCGGAAGCACGGGGTCTCGGCCGAGGTCGAGTTCTCGTGGGGCGCCACCGAGGTGAAGCCGCCCGTGCTGGCCGACGCGATCGTCGACGTCTCCGAGACCGGCTCGAGCCTGCGCGCCAACGACCTGCGCGTCGTCGACGTGGTGCTCGAGAGCACGCCGCGCTTCATCGCACACCCGGCGGCCGTGCTCGACCCGTGGAAGCGCGACAAGATGGAGCGCATGCTGCTCCTGCTGCGCGGCGCGATCGCGGCGATCGACCGCGTGGGCCTCATGATGAACGTGCCGCGCAGCCACCTGGCCAAGGTCCTGGAACAGCTCCCCGCGCTCGCCACGCCGACGATCTCGACGCTCGCCGACGAGCGTTGGGTCGCGCTCAACACGGTGATCGAGGAGCGCCTGGTGCGCGAGCTGCTGCCGAAGCTCAAGGAGAGCGGCGCCTCGGGCATCGTCGAGTACCCGCTCTCGAAGATCGTCGACTAG
- a CDS encoding NUDIX hydrolase, translating to MAGRLRALAGALPAWAQVGWEALAPRAAGGAGRPRIVQAVVRGPDGLLLCERRELRGWELPGGACLDGESDEDALRRELREETGLEVVIERHVGDYRRTGFRAHTACVFACRATGGLLRPCREMPRAEWFAPGALPEGIFPWFRGPLEDALRELAEPVERHEHQGLAAILAGMRIDLAARRGGR from the coding sequence ATGGCGGGGCGCCTGCGTGCGCTCGCCGGCGCGCTGCCCGCCTGGGCGCAGGTGGGCTGGGAGGCGCTGGCGCCGCGCGCGGCCGGCGGCGCGGGGCGGCCGCGCATCGTGCAGGCGGTGGTGCGGGGGCCGGACGGGCTCCTGCTCTGCGAGCGCCGGGAGCTGCGCGGCTGGGAGCTGCCGGGCGGCGCCTGCCTCGACGGCGAGAGCGACGAGGACGCGCTGCGCCGCGAGCTGCGCGAAGAGACCGGGCTCGAGGTCGTGATCGAGCGCCACGTCGGGGACTACCGGCGCACCGGCTTCCGCGCCCACACCGCGTGCGTCTTCGCGTGCCGCGCCACGGGCGGCCTCCTGCGCCCGTGCCGCGAGATGCCGCGCGCCGAGTGGTTCGCCCCGGGCGCGCTCCCCGAAGGCATCTTCCCATGGTTCCGCGGTCCGCTCGAGGACGCGCTCCGCGAGCTCGCGGAGCCCGTCGAACGCCACGAGCACCAGGGGCTCGCGGCGATCCTGGCCGGCATGCGGATCGACCTCGCCGCCCGCCGCGGCGGGCGCTGA